In Sandaracinaceae bacterium, the following proteins share a genomic window:
- a CDS encoding putative metal-binding motif-containing protein, with protein MDSSATAKRHGGVGATGADARGCVPATTPCMASQACSEADDECETQCGTMPDADGDGHDAVVCDGDDCADNDMNRFPGNAEVCDDGHDEDCDPDTLGTTDGDTDGRISDACCNDEVCGDDCDDALPAVFTGASEMCNAADDDCDGTSDEGLSVGSYYRDCDGDGTGDQNSPAVPGCGSPGSAPTCATSLSGAGWALANGDCNDGNPDVAPGTTEICNGMDDNCNGSTDEGVVPTCYQNLDGDAYGNSLVMLSSCTCPSGYVTQAGDCNDTPGVGANIYPGANEQCDGFDNNCNNLLDFPGEDDDGDGYADASQCMGVPNATDCNDTPGAGANINPGRTEITANGIDDNCNGQEICYVNADGDAYGTSATVATTDIGCVAGMQHSLQPGDCCDTDNRAFPGQTMYFTSARTTCGGYDFNCVNGDERAPVTNPTTISTGACAGSVAASCSGSTLTPGWVGAAPTACGQVATYNNSCFVGQSCGPCPMTCRVDATSFTLGCR; from the coding sequence ATGGACTCTTCTGCAACGGCGAAGAGACATGGAGGTGTGGGCGCGACCGGCGCCGACGCGCGCGGCTGCGTGCCCGCCACCACGCCGTGCATGGCGAGTCAGGCCTGCAGCGAGGCGGACGACGAGTGCGAGACCCAGTGCGGCACCATGCCGGACGCCGATGGCGACGGACACGACGCGGTGGTCTGCGACGGCGATGACTGCGCGGACAACGACATGAACCGCTTCCCGGGCAACGCGGAGGTGTGTGACGACGGGCACGACGAAGACTGCGATCCGGACACGCTGGGCACGACGGACGGCGACACGGATGGACGCATCTCCGACGCGTGCTGCAATGACGAGGTGTGTGGGGACGACTGCGACGATGCGCTCCCCGCGGTGTTCACCGGCGCGTCCGAGATGTGCAACGCGGCGGACGACGACTGCGATGGGACATCCGACGAGGGGCTCTCGGTGGGCAGCTACTATCGCGACTGCGATGGGGACGGCACGGGCGACCAGAACTCGCCCGCCGTGCCGGGGTGTGGCTCACCCGGAAGCGCGCCGACCTGCGCGACTTCGCTCTCGGGGGCCGGTTGGGCGCTGGCCAACGGCGACTGCAATGACGGCAACCCCGACGTGGCGCCTGGCACGACCGAGATCTGCAACGGGATGGACGACAACTGCAATGGCTCCACAGACGAGGGTGTGGTGCCCACGTGCTACCAGAACCTCGACGGGGACGCGTACGGCAATTCCCTCGTCATGCTCTCTTCGTGCACCTGCCCGAGCGGGTACGTGACGCAGGCGGGTGACTGCAACGACACGCCGGGCGTCGGCGCCAACATCTATCCGGGCGCCAACGAGCAGTGCGACGGCTTTGACAACAACTGCAACAACCTGCTGGACTTCCCGGGCGAGGACGACGACGGAGATGGCTATGCGGATGCCAGTCAGTGCATGGGCGTGCCGAACGCCACGGACTGCAACGACACGCCCGGGGCGGGGGCCAACATCAACCCCGGACGCACCGAGATCACCGCCAACGGCATCGACGACAACTGCAACGGGCAGGAGATCTGCTACGTGAATGCAGATGGCGACGCCTACGGCACGTCGGCCACCGTGGCCACGACGGACATCGGCTGCGTGGCGGGAATGCAGCACTCCCTGCAGCCCGGAGACTGCTGCGACACCGACAACCGCGCGTTCCCCGGACAGACCATGTACTTCACGAGCGCGCGGACGACGTGTGGCGGCTACGACTTCAACTGCGTCAACGGCGACGAACGCGCCCCCGTCACCAACCCCACCACCATCAGCACCGGCGCGTGCGCCGGATCGGTGGCCGCTAGCTGCAGTGGCTCGACGCTGACGCCGGGGTGGGTTGGCGCAGCTCCCACGGCGTGTGGGCAGGTGGCCACCTACAACAACAGCTGCTTCGTGGGTCAGAGCTGCGGCCCGTGTCCGATGACGTGTCGGGTGGACGCCACCAGCTTCACGCTCGGCTGCCGCTAG
- a CDS encoding RNA polymerase sigma factor codes for MSSDADLVTEWRNGDSDAGEVLIERHYDAIVRFFRTKTDHGAEDLVQRTFLVCSEKLHTYGGVASFRAFLFGIARNVLFEHLRARTRDGRPDAALGASAIVDLAPGVSTLAFRRAEQRSLVDALQRIPLELQLVVELYYWEELGIDELAQLLEIPEGTVKSRLHRARALLREVMAQTPGTALPGSARLQLDAWAARFRDQRPEAEES; via the coding sequence ATGAGCAGCGACGCAGACCTGGTGACGGAGTGGCGGAACGGCGACTCCGACGCGGGTGAGGTGCTCATCGAGCGGCACTACGACGCCATCGTGCGCTTCTTTCGGACCAAGACCGACCACGGGGCGGAGGACCTGGTGCAGCGGACGTTCCTGGTGTGCTCCGAGAAGCTGCACACCTACGGGGGAGTCGCCTCCTTCCGTGCCTTCCTGTTCGGCATCGCCCGCAACGTGCTGTTCGAGCACCTGCGGGCCCGGACGCGAGACGGTCGGCCCGACGCGGCCCTCGGCGCGAGCGCCATCGTGGACCTGGCCCCGGGCGTGAGCACCCTGGCCTTCCGCCGGGCCGAGCAGCGCTCGCTGGTGGACGCGCTCCAGCGCATCCCGCTCGAGCTGCAGCTGGTGGTGGAGCTCTACTACTGGGAAGAGCTGGGCATCGACGAGCTGGCCCAGCTGCTCGAGATCCCAGAGGGCACGGTGAAGAGCCGGCTGCACCGCGCGCGAGCCCTGCTGCGCGAGGTCATGGCCCAGACGCCGGGCACCGCCCTCCCGGGCAGCGCACGCCTGCAGCTGGACGCGTGGGCGGCGCGCTTCCGGGACCAACGGCCCGAGGCCGAAGAGAGCTGA
- a CDS encoding Ig-like domain-containing protein, whose protein sequence is MLSRYSASRSPRFIAVLCGALTVIAGCGGGSGDIDMDASVILMDGAVPENDAALEGPHVVSTTPASGAQGVSEDTVFVFVFSETMDTQATQAAYESDELPAADVDFQWNDAGDQLTVIPSEPLPYAEGDELVEALAFGMRITTAATNAEGDPLAEEATLEFSTLRRIVVNAPLVASTSGRVTSTGVATPGSFVLGDGVSNTSYSSFVTFSLDSMPNTVTVESARLEAPEITVNGDPDDDLGQLVVQHVYFEALDADAYGAELLATTPSQVNVERTAGELTFSRGATVTAFVQSDIDNRNQRGDMTRARLRFMTATDSQNDADQVQLVANQVTLTITYLVE, encoded by the coding sequence ATGCTCAGCCGCTATTCTGCTTCACGCTCGCCCCGCTTCATCGCCGTCCTCTGCGGCGCCCTCACCGTCATCGCTGGCTGCGGCGGCGGGTCCGGCGACATCGACATGGACGCCAGCGTCATCCTCATGGACGGCGCGGTCCCCGAGAACGACGCGGCCCTCGAGGGGCCACACGTGGTGAGCACCACCCCCGCCAGCGGAGCGCAAGGCGTGTCCGAGGACACCGTGTTCGTCTTCGTGTTCAGCGAGACCATGGACACCCAAGCCACCCAGGCGGCCTACGAGTCGGACGAGCTCCCCGCGGCCGACGTGGACTTCCAGTGGAACGACGCCGGCGATCAGCTGACTGTCATCCCGAGCGAGCCGCTGCCCTACGCCGAAGGCGACGAGCTGGTGGAGGCCCTGGCGTTCGGCATGCGCATCACCACGGCGGCGACGAACGCCGAGGGTGACCCGCTCGCCGAAGAGGCCACGCTGGAATTCAGCACACTGCGCCGAATCGTGGTGAACGCGCCACTGGTGGCGTCCACCTCGGGCCGCGTGACCTCGACTGGGGTGGCTACGCCCGGCTCGTTCGTGCTCGGAGACGGTGTCTCCAACACGTCGTACTCCAGCTTCGTCACGTTCTCGCTCGACAGCATGCCGAACACGGTGACCGTGGAGTCCGCGCGTCTCGAGGCGCCCGAGATCACCGTCAACGGTGATCCGGATGACGACCTGGGCCAGCTGGTGGTGCAGCACGTGTACTTCGAGGCGCTGGACGCCGACGCGTATGGCGCCGAGCTGCTGGCCACGACCCCGAGCCAGGTGAACGTGGAGCGCACCGCCGGTGAGCTGACCTTCTCCCGCGGGGCCACCGTGACCGCGTTCGTGCAGAGCGACATCGACAACCGCAACCAGCGCGGAGACATGACCCGGGCGCGCCTGCGCTTCATGACGGCGACCGACAGCCAGAACGACGCCGATCAGGTGCAGCTCGTGGCGAACCAGGTGACGCTGACCATCACCTACTTGGTCGAGTGA
- a CDS encoding AAA family ATPase, with product MSSGSTKHQQVSQAPTNPRAGERKRGFDVAELYAGPLGDAVVEPQIGGTGGVALDEKLRQAYFWIVNHAIISPFYDIEYNTEPPKVFRFGDSKVEVSLPTSQSYSSYVMMPLLNLAVRRRCLLVGGPGRGKTVIATLLGILSGYNLTEVKQGIQHGQPQMTIADLLGSPLPSTMINAARMQDIQIAWRRWLGMRVKIIDEYNRIPTRTQSALLTVMADNYAEVYDQIYECPPAAWFLTANDDAGGGTYQVIEALRDRIDVVVKALHFNTRFLDELLTRIEEGVAPEDMVPPEIVFTQAELDRLEKEIRAVRVPLALRRRLQFFASEFEFFEAGGRQLEYMTKDTVKVAGVPLNSFADAGGKDTQLDLNAQTQNGLSVRALMTMLVFIKAAAYFRGAAEVEFEDVRQVLPFVLHDKLAQNRDAAFFDQGDNGSLRADQVSWIRGLFDTACQTYDRLGRDTEDTVTTLMEQLESGLDGVELPEVERRLDAIERQLRSIEAGGKLYGHMFDDILALKYLHQRYTNYRVWLRSRA from the coding sequence ATGAGCAGCGGAAGCACCAAGCATCAGCAGGTCAGCCAGGCCCCCACCAACCCGCGCGCGGGGGAGCGCAAGCGGGGCTTCGACGTGGCGGAGCTCTACGCGGGGCCACTGGGCGATGCGGTGGTGGAGCCACAAATCGGGGGCACAGGCGGCGTGGCGCTCGACGAGAAGCTGCGCCAGGCCTACTTCTGGATCGTCAACCACGCGATCATCAGTCCCTTCTACGACATCGAGTACAACACCGAGCCCCCCAAGGTGTTTCGCTTCGGCGACTCGAAGGTGGAGGTGTCGCTGCCCACGTCGCAGAGCTACTCGAGCTACGTGATGATGCCGCTGCTCAACCTGGCCGTGCGGCGGCGCTGCCTCTTGGTGGGCGGCCCCGGGCGCGGCAAGACGGTGATCGCCACGCTGCTGGGCATCCTCTCCGGCTACAACCTGACCGAGGTGAAGCAGGGCATCCAGCACGGCCAGCCGCAGATGACCATCGCTGACCTGCTGGGGAGCCCGCTGCCCAGCACCATGATCAACGCCGCGCGCATGCAAGACATCCAGATCGCGTGGCGTCGCTGGCTGGGCATGCGCGTCAAGATCATCGACGAGTACAACCGCATCCCCACGCGCACGCAGTCCGCGCTGCTCACGGTCATGGCGGACAACTACGCCGAGGTCTACGACCAGATCTACGAGTGCCCGCCGGCCGCCTGGTTCCTCACGGCCAACGACGACGCGGGTGGCGGCACCTACCAGGTCATCGAGGCCCTGCGCGACCGCATCGACGTGGTGGTGAAGGCGCTGCACTTCAACACGCGCTTCCTGGACGAGCTGCTCACGCGCATCGAAGAGGGCGTGGCCCCCGAGGACATGGTGCCGCCCGAGATCGTCTTCACGCAGGCCGAGCTGGACCGCCTCGAGAAGGAGATCCGCGCCGTGCGCGTGCCCCTCGCGCTGCGCCGGCGGCTGCAGTTCTTCGCGAGTGAGTTCGAGTTCTTCGAGGCGGGCGGACGGCAGCTCGAGTACATGACCAAGGACACCGTGAAGGTGGCCGGCGTGCCGCTCAACAGCTTCGCCGACGCGGGCGGCAAGGACACGCAGCTGGACCTGAACGCGCAGACGCAGAACGGGCTCTCCGTGCGCGCGCTCATGACCATGCTGGTGTTCATCAAGGCCGCGGCGTACTTCCGCGGCGCCGCGGAGGTGGAGTTCGAGGACGTGCGCCAGGTGCTGCCCTTCGTGCTGCACGACAAGCTCGCGCAGAACCGCGACGCGGCCTTCTTCGACCAAGGCGACAACGGCTCGCTGCGCGCGGACCAGGTGAGCTGGATCCGCGGGCTGTTCGACACGGCCTGCCAGACCTACGACCGCCTGGGCCGGGACACCGAGGACACCGTCACCACGCTCATGGAGCAGCTCGAGTCGGGCCTCGACGGGGTGGAGCTGCCCGAGGTGGAGCGGCGCCTCGACGCCATCGAGCGCCAGCTGCGCAGCATCGAAGCGGGCGGCAAGCTCTACGGCCACATGTTCGACGACATCCTGGCGCTGAAGTACCTGCACCAGCGCTACACCAACTACCGCGTCTGGCTGCGGAGCCGCGCGTGA
- a CDS encoding protein kinase — MATPPPPPDDDTSFAALRDVRPQEHAIARQLGLRRLLGRVLGRGDTSTWVGRFVLEQKVGEGGMGVVYRGIDPSTSQQVAVKLLEHTDPRARTRFAHEAEVLRTLRHERIVRYLDHGTTAEGFDYLVMEWLEGNDLSHVLRRGPLPIADAVRAGYEAAMGLGAAHAGGVLHRDVKPSNLFLEGGSVTALRIIDFGIAHAEHMGTRLTSTGAVVGTPHYMAPEQARGAESVRTDVYSLGATLYECLTGTPPFSGEHPAAVLLAVMAEPAPSARATRPEVPRELDALLGRMMAKDPRDRPRDMSAVITELGDLLGVAEGRSSAPAFSLAEREPMVPVAAAHESQRLSSWALRGRARELAALHGEVAACEEDGLGAVVLLSGAPGEGKSALLGGFVRELRTARPDVLVLDVVAQEELAGAPFATLRAVVQHASAAHGPGPDGGHRGPPKQGIRDALQAMTALLGVVDAGAAHHALGDLAALADRLRGAWFDLLQCWYARGPVVFVVDDAHFVDLSSLRFLRRAMDFPTENARLLVLAGPPGAAFDALARGLSPRQLVPLVIGPLGRRSAHRFAADCAPTLTAAQRERIVAASGGNPASIRALGRAMSDTRAGQGESPWQHARERLAALSPESRRVVRAVSLVQGAVDPALIARLLGVDVDSPQLREQLQYLVRLGLLRAVVAAGADGGLTVEIEDEFLRRAAHESSAEEDLRRGHREVGRWLAGQSGAAPMAVLRHLRAADALAEAGPHFLRAVRHALAGDDAALVEQLVSEGLRCTADANVRGLLEAARAEACFWSSDLRGARAAALAARELLTPGSSAHFETTGLALTAAGQLGDNQEVRQLLGVAAAQAPAPDARDARLLALCRGITQLSASSDADAARLVEAVEAELGQRTPAAATLAWVERMWAWKTLGAGLDDTLACWMRAHSAHLRAGDPRSAAQIHIYLGSLYVWTGAWERARAVLDEALHAAERLDSAQLRRSAQYTACKRVAEEGSYLAAQAAIAAVLSALEDSPRMQAGAHVYQGLSALRHQLLDEASSAASRAVASHQSPVIALASEAITIIVAAQCGRPEGLLDATRALEQAVARAGVLPEFDALVELALVKGFAAVGECSRSDALLRTACARLETRAQTLADPVARSHYTSRPYAHLRLFELAAKHHPG, encoded by the coding sequence CGACGATGACACGAGCTTTGCGGCGCTGCGCGACGTGCGCCCGCAGGAGCACGCCATCGCGCGGCAGCTAGGCCTCCGCCGGCTGCTCGGGCGCGTGCTCGGGCGTGGCGACACCTCCACGTGGGTGGGCCGCTTCGTACTGGAGCAGAAGGTGGGCGAGGGCGGCATGGGGGTGGTCTATCGCGGCATCGACCCCAGCACGTCCCAACAGGTGGCCGTCAAGCTCCTGGAGCACACCGACCCGCGCGCCCGCACGCGCTTTGCCCACGAAGCGGAGGTGCTGCGCACGCTGCGCCACGAGCGCATCGTCCGCTACCTGGACCACGGGACCACCGCCGAGGGCTTCGACTACTTGGTGATGGAGTGGCTCGAGGGGAACGACCTTTCGCACGTGCTCCGCCGCGGGCCGCTGCCCATCGCCGACGCGGTGCGAGCTGGCTACGAGGCAGCCATGGGGCTCGGGGCCGCACACGCGGGCGGCGTGCTGCATCGTGACGTGAAGCCGAGCAACCTGTTCCTCGAGGGTGGCAGTGTGACGGCGCTGCGCATCATCGACTTCGGCATCGCGCACGCGGAGCACATGGGCACTCGGCTCACGTCCACCGGCGCGGTGGTGGGCACGCCCCACTACATGGCCCCCGAGCAGGCGCGCGGGGCCGAGTCGGTGCGCACGGACGTCTACTCGCTGGGTGCCACGCTGTACGAGTGCCTCACGGGCACGCCGCCCTTCTCCGGCGAGCACCCTGCGGCGGTGCTGCTGGCGGTCATGGCCGAGCCCGCACCCAGCGCGCGTGCCACGCGGCCCGAGGTGCCCCGCGAGCTGGACGCGCTCCTCGGCCGCATGATGGCGAAGGACCCACGAGACCGCCCGCGCGACATGAGCGCCGTCATCACGGAGCTGGGCGACTTGCTGGGCGTGGCCGAGGGGCGCTCGTCCGCGCCGGCGTTTTCGCTCGCGGAGCGTGAGCCGATGGTGCCCGTCGCCGCGGCACACGAGAGCCAGCGCCTCTCGAGCTGGGCGCTGCGCGGACGTGCGCGCGAGCTGGCTGCCCTGCACGGCGAGGTCGCTGCCTGCGAGGAGGACGGGCTCGGCGCGGTGGTGCTGCTGTCCGGTGCCCCCGGGGAGGGCAAGTCGGCGCTGCTCGGCGGGTTCGTTCGCGAGCTGCGCACGGCACGCCCCGATGTGCTGGTGCTGGACGTGGTGGCCCAAGAAGAACTCGCGGGCGCGCCCTTCGCCACGCTGCGCGCCGTGGTCCAGCACGCGAGCGCCGCGCACGGGCCCGGGCCGGACGGTGGGCACCGGGGTCCACCGAAGCAGGGCATCCGCGACGCGCTGCAGGCCATGACGGCGCTCCTCGGCGTGGTGGATGCCGGCGCCGCTCACCACGCGCTCGGAGACCTGGCGGCCCTGGCCGACCGGCTGCGGGGCGCGTGGTTCGACCTGCTGCAGTGCTGGTACGCGCGCGGCCCGGTGGTGTTCGTGGTCGACGACGCGCATTTCGTGGACCTCAGCTCGCTGCGCTTCCTGCGCCGCGCCATGGACTTCCCCACCGAGAACGCGCGCTTGCTGGTGCTGGCCGGCCCGCCGGGCGCGGCGTTCGACGCGCTCGCGCGTGGTCTCTCTCCGCGGCAGCTGGTTCCGCTCGTCATCGGGCCGCTGGGCCGTCGCTCCGCGCACCGCTTCGCAGCCGACTGCGCCCCCACGCTCACCGCCGCGCAGCGCGAGCGCATCGTGGCAGCGTCCGGCGGTAACCCCGCCAGCATTCGCGCCCTCGGCCGCGCCATGAGCGACACGCGCGCGGGGCAGGGCGAGAGCCCGTGGCAGCACGCGCGCGAACGGCTCGCGGCGCTGTCTCCAGAGAGCCGCCGCGTCGTGCGTGCGGTCAGCCTGGTCCAGGGCGCGGTCGATCCGGCCCTGATCGCGCGGCTCCTCGGCGTGGATGTCGACTCACCGCAGCTGCGGGAGCAGCTCCAGTACTTGGTGCGCCTAGGGCTCCTCCGTGCGGTGGTCGCGGCAGGGGCAGACGGCGGCCTGACCGTGGAGATAGAAGACGAGTTCCTCCGCCGAGCCGCGCACGAGTCGTCCGCCGAGGAGGATCTCCGCCGCGGTCACCGCGAGGTCGGGCGCTGGCTCGCTGGTCAGTCCGGGGCTGCCCCCATGGCGGTGCTTCGTCACCTGCGGGCGGCGGACGCGCTGGCCGAGGCGGGACCGCACTTCCTGCGCGCGGTGCGTCATGCGCTGGCGGGAGACGACGCTGCGCTGGTGGAGCAGCTGGTGAGCGAGGGGCTGCGCTGCACAGCCGATGCAAACGTTCGTGGGCTGCTCGAGGCCGCGCGTGCCGAGGCTTGCTTCTGGTCCAGTGACCTCCGCGGGGCACGAGCGGCGGCGCTCGCTGCGCGCGAGCTGCTCACGCCCGGCTCGTCCGCGCACTTCGAGACCACGGGGCTAGCCCTCACGGCGGCGGGCCAGCTGGGTGACAACCAGGAGGTCCGCCAGCTGCTGGGCGTGGCGGCTGCGCAGGCGCCCGCCCCTGACGCGCGCGACGCACGCCTGCTGGCCCTCTGCCGCGGCATCACCCAGCTGAGCGCCAGCTCCGATGCCGACGCCGCTCGTTTGGTGGAGGCGGTGGAGGCCGAGCTGGGACAGCGCACCCCAGCCGCGGCCACGCTCGCGTGGGTGGAGCGCATGTGGGCGTGGAAGACGCTGGGCGCGGGGCTAGACGACACGCTCGCGTGCTGGATGCGCGCGCACTCGGCCCACCTCCGCGCTGGCGACCCCCGCAGCGCGGCCCAGATACACATCTACCTCGGCTCGCTCTACGTGTGGACGGGTGCTTGGGAGCGGGCTCGGGCCGTGTTGGACGAGGCCCTGCACGCCGCCGAGCGCCTGGACAGCGCTCAGCTACGGCGCTCGGCACAGTACACCGCGTGCAAGCGGGTGGCCGAAGAGGGCTCCTACCTCGCGGCGCAGGCGGCCATCGCGGCGGTCCTCTCGGCGCTCGAGGACAGCCCGCGCATGCAGGCCGGGGCGCACGTCTACCAGGGCCTCTCCGCGCTTCGGCATCAGCTGCTCGACGAGGCGTCGAGCGCGGCGTCGCGTGCCGTGGCCAGCCACCAGTCCCCCGTCATCGCGCTCGCGAGCGAGGCCATCACCATCATCGTGGCCGCCCAGTGCGGCCGCCCCGAAGGCCTGCTGGATGCCACCCGCGCGCTCGAGCAGGCGGTCGCGCGGGCGGGGGTGCTCCCCGAGTTCGACGCGCTGGTGGAGCTGGCCCTGGTGAAGGGGTTCGCAGCGGTGGGCGAGTGCTCGAGGAGTGACGCCCTACTGCGCACCGCGTGCGCTCGCCTCGAGACGCGTGCCCAGACCCTCGCGGACCCGGTGGCCCGCAGCCACTACACCAGCCGTCCCTATGCGCACCTCCGCTTGTTCGAGCTGGCCGCGAAACACCACCCGGGCTGA